A part of Aspergillus oryzae RIB40 DNA, chromosome 7 genomic DNA contains:
- a CDS encoding mannitol-1-phosphate 5-dehydrogenase (mannitol-1-phosphate/altronate dehydrogenases) has product MGKKAIQFGGGNIGRGFVAEFLHAAGYEVVFIDVMDSVINSLQQTPSYDVTEVSEEGESTKTITNYRAINSKTHEADVVQEIASADVVTCAVGPNILKFIAPVIAKGIDARTEERPVAVIACENAIGATDTLHGYIKQHTNPDRLETLSERARFANSAIDRIVPNQPPNSGLNVRIEKFYEWAVEKTPFGEWGHPDIPAIHWVDHLEPYIERKLFTVNTGHATTAYYAHKRGKKMIAEALEDPEIRETVHKVLEETASLIVSKHEISEQEQKEYVDKIVSRISNPYLEDNVERVGRAPLRKLSRKERFIGPASQLAERGQKFDALLGAIEMALRFQNVPGDEESSELARILKENSAEDATSQLTGLEKDHPLYSHVVERVSTVQQGSKSVL; this is encoded by the coding sequence atggGTAAAAAGGCTATCCAGTTTGGCGGTGGAAACATTGGCCGTGGCTTTGTGGCTGAGTTTCTCCACGCTGCCGGCTATGAAGTCGTCTTCATTGATGTCATGGATAGCGTCATCAACTCTTTGCAACAGACCCCGTCGTACGACGTCACGGAGGTCAGCGAAGAGGGTGAAAGCACCAAGACCATCACCAACTATCGCGCCATCAACTCCAAGACGCATGAGGCCGACGTCGTTCAGGAGATCGCATCGGCAGATGTGGTTACCTGTGCTGTCGGTCCCAACATCCTTAAGTTCATCGCGCCAGTCATTGCCAAAGGTATTGATGCGCGCACCGAAGAGAGACCCGTGGCTGTGATCGCCTGTGAGAACGCTATCGGCGCTACAGATACCTTGCACGGCTACATCAAGCAGCACACCAACCCTGACCGTCTGGAGACCCTCTCTGAGCGTGCCCGTTTTGCCAACTCGGCTATCGACCGCATCGTCCCCAACCAGCCCCCGAACAGTGGTCTCAATGTTCGCATCGAGAAGTTCTACGAGTGGGCCGTGGAGAAGACTCCATTTGGCGAATGGGGTCACCCCGACATCCCTGCCATCCACTGGGTGGACCACCTCGAACCTTACATCGAACGCAAGCTCTTCACCGTCAACACTGGCCATGCTACCACCGCCTACTATGCTCACAAGCgtggcaagaagatgatcgCCGAGGCCCTCGAAGACCCAGAGATCCGCGAGACTGTGCACAAGGTGCTCGAGGAGACTGCTTCCCTCATTGTATCCAAGCATGAGATCTCggagcaggagcagaaggaaTACGTTGACAAGATTGTCAGCCGTATCTCCAACCCCTATCTCGAGGACAACGTTGAGCGTGTGGGACGTGCTCCTCTCCGCAAACTGTCTCGCAAGGAACGGTTCATTGGACCTGCTTCGCAGCTCGCAGAGCGCGGCCAGAAGTTCGATGCTCTCCTGGGCGCCATCGAGATGGCTCTTCGCTTCCAGAACGTCCCAGGCGACGAGGAGAGTTCCGAGCTTGCTCGCATTTTGAAGGAGAACTCGGCCGAGGATGCCACCTCGCAGCTCACCGGATTGGAGAAAGACCACCCACTCTACTCTCATGTGGTTGAGCGTGTGTCCACGGTCCAGCAAGGCTCCAAATCAGTGCTGTGA